The genomic interval TGGGCAGCGAACTTTCCGCGGGCGTTTGGCGATTGAACCGAACCCCGCTGATCGGCAATGCATTCGAGCCGGGCAGCTCGCTGTGGACGCTGCGTGATGTCACGCAACAGAAATTGGCGGAAGAGATGCGCAACCAATTCGTGTTTACCGCAACCCATGAATTGCGCACACCGTTGGCGAATATCAAAGCCTACGCAGAAACCTTGATCGACAACGACGATATCGACGTGGAACGACAAAAAGGCTTCTACAACATCCTAATGTCCGAAGCGACTCGTCTGGCTCGCTTTGTTGACGACCTATTGGATGTCAGCCAGATGGAATCAGGTGCGATTTCGGTGGTTCGGCACGAAACCGACGTCGCAAGATTGATTGACGAGGTGATCGAAAACGTACAACCGCAGTTGCAAGAGAAGGCGTTGACGTTTGAAAGTAAGTTGCCAGCGAAAATGCCAAAGCTGGAAATCGACAAAGATAAAATCGCGGGCGTGTTGGTGAACTTGCTCAGCAATGCGGCCAAATACACTCCCAACGGAGGCACGGTACGGTTGCGGGTCGAAACCGATGCGGAATCGATTCAATTGCAAGTCGAAGATACCGGCATTGGAGTCTCGGCGGAAGAGTTGCCACGGCTCTTTGAGAAGTTCTTCCGCAGTCACGACGCTCGCGTTCAAGAGATCAGTGGCAGTGGTTTAGGCCTCGCGTTCTCGCAAGAAGTCGCGCGTCTGCATGGCGGCGAAATCTCCATTTCCAGCGAACTCAACGTGGGATCACGCTTCACCCTGACCTTACCTCTGAACTAATTGGAGATCATCGAATGTTTCAGTGCTCCAAGCAAGGCAGTGTGTTTGTGCTCTCGGGAAATGATCCGTTGAGCCGTGATCATACGCTCGAGTTAGCAGGTCATTGTGACAATTGCTTTGGTCACGGCCAACCTAAAATTGTCTTTGATTTACGCAACGTGCCGCTGCTTGATAGTGCGGGGCTGGAATTTTTGCTGGACCTTCGAGATCGCTGCCTGCGGCATGGCGGGGCGGTTCAGCTTGCGGCACCCAATCCGCTTTGCCAGGAAATATTACAAGCGACCGAACTCCAACGCGATTTCACGATCTGGGACGATCTGGTCTCCGCCGTGGGGAGTTTCTCGCGATGAGCACAATACTGGCACCTCCGGCTTCATCAAACTTGACGACGAGTGACACTGCGTTGCCACTGGGCGAGCGTTTGGTGCGTGCGGGGGTGTTGACCCGCGATGAGCTTGAAGCGGCGCTGACCGAACACACCGCCAAAGGGGCGCGGCTGGGCGAAACCCTGCTTGAACTCGGCTTGATCGATGAAGGCACGCTGCTGCGATTTTTGAGTCAACAGTGGGGATTCCCCTGTGCGTTACTTCGCGATGGGATGGTCGATCCGGCCGTTGTCAAACTGTTGCCAAAGGCGAAGGCCGAGGCCTTGCAAGCGATCGTGATGTTCAAGGTCCGTGGCACGCTCAGCGTTGCCATGGCCGATCCTCACAATCTCCAGCAAATCGATGAGATAGAACGCGTCACAGGTCTCCAGGTCAAGCCGGTGCTGACGCTGCGTTCGGTGATCGAACGCATGTTGCCTCGTTGCTACGAGAGCGACTTTGCCGTCGATGCGGTGACCGCGGACATGGATCCCGATGCGGTCAACCTAGAAGTCGACCACTTCAATATCGACATTGCCGATCTGCAGTCGCTGGCCAACGGCAGCCCGATCATCAATCTCGTCAATTACATGATCGTCAGTGCCGTTCGTCAGAAGGCGAGCGATATTCACGTCGAACCGGGGCAACGATGTACATCGGTGCGGTTCCGCGTTGACGGTCTGCTGCGTGAGACGCTACGCCCTCGCCGCGATTTTCACCCGGCGATCATTTCGCGACTCAAAGTGATGGCGAAACTTGATATCGCCGAACACCGAATCCCCCAGGACGGGCGCATTCACTTGACCGTCGAAGGACGCGAAATTGACTTGCGCGTCTCGACGCTGCCGACCAATCATGGCGAAAAAGTCGTGATCCGCGTGCTCGACCGCCAAAACGTCACGTTCAATCTCGATGAATTAGGCGTTCCCCCCAAATTGTTAGGCGACATCAAAGGCATGTTGCATCGGCCCCACGGCCTCGTCTTGGTAACCGGACCTACCGGTAGCGGGAAAACCACAACGCTCTACTCCGCATTGGAACTGATCAAATCGATCGAACGTAATATCGTGACAATCGAGGATCCGGTGGAATATGACTTGGACCAAATCGTCCAAGTGCCCGTGGGTGGGAACAAACCGATGTCGTTCCCAGGCGCCATGCGAGCGATTTTACGACAAGACCCCGACGTGATCATGGTCGGTGAGATTCGCGACGTGGAAACCGCGAACATCGCGATCCAAGCGGCACTGACCGGTCACCTCGTGTTAAGCACTTTGCATACCAACGATAGCTTCAGCGCGGTCACGCGGTTGTGCGATATGGGGGTCGAGCCCTTCAAGATCGGGGCGGCGTTACTCGGGGTGATCGCCCAACGGTTGGTACGGATGGTTTGCCCAACGTGTAAGGAATCGTACTTCCCCGCTCCCGAGATGCTCGATGCCTTCCAATACAAGGGAGACCGTCGCCGCACGTTCGTTCGTGGTGAGGGATGTCGCACCTGTTATGACACAGGGTCGCGTGGGCGGACGGGGCTCTACGAAGTCTTATGTGTAGACCGCAAGATGCGTGAGCTCATCTCTGACGGCGCCAATATCGACGCGATCCGCAATCAACATGTCCATCAATCTGGGACGTTTTTGGTGGATGAGGGAATTCGCTTAGCAGAGGAAGGTAGAGTTAGTCTCGAGGAAGTATCACGAGTGGCTTTCGTCGATTAAGCGGGCAAGAAATTCATGATCAAATTCACCTATCGAGCCAAAGAACGAAACGGCAACATTACGACTGGCGACATCGAAGCAAATTCGCTGGCCGAGGCGAGATCCGCGCTGCGTCAAAAGGGATTGTTCCTGTTGCAAATCGGAGTCGACCAGGGCGTTGCGGCACAACGACCAGGCTTCTCGCTGCGGAACCGCATCAAAAAGTCCGACGTGGTCATGATGCTGTCGCAGATCACGATCATGAGCCAATCCGGGGTGGATCTTTCGGAGGCACTAAAATCGGTCGCCACCCAATGTCCTAATCCGGCGTTGCAAACCGTCATGCATCGCGTCAGTGAAGATATCGAGGGAGGCTCGACCTTCGCCAGCGCTCTACGAAAGCACCCCCACGTCTTCGACGAAATGTTTGTCGCGGGGATTGCCGCAGGCGAGCAATCTGGTGCGATTACCGAGGTATTGGAGCGATTGACCAATCTGCTGCGTAGCGATATGCGCATGCGTCAAACGGTGATCTCCACGCTGATGTATCCCTTGGTGCTTTGCGCCGTCACGGTTGTGGTTCTGATCGTATTGTTCTTTTTCATCCTTCCACAATTCGCCAAAGTCTTTGCCGATCTCGAAAAAGCACCGCCACCGTTCACACAGATCATGCTCAGCACAGGCGAATTCGTGCGAGGAAACTTCTTTCTGCTCGGTGGTTTGTTGATTGCTCTCGCCGCGGTCACCTACTCATTGCGGAACGCCGAATTCGTACGCAATGCATGGGATTACGCTTCGCTCAATTTCACCTTTGCCAAGAAAGCAACGCGTTCACTATCCACCGGACGCACCTTTCGATTACTGGGCACCATGCTTAGTAGCGGCGTGCCGCTGGTCGATAGTATTCGCCTATGTCGGTCCGCATCGGGTAATAGTCTGTTTCGGTCCATGTACGAACGATTGGAATCCGAAGTCCTACGTGGAGAAGGTTTAGGCCCCACATTGCTCTCGTCTTCCTTTCTGCCTTCCGGGGCGGCGCATATGGTCGCCACCGCAGAGAAAACCGGAAAGCTCGGGGACGTCCTAAAGATGGTTGGAGAGTACTTCGAAGATCAAGGCGAACGCCAACTTCGAGACGTGGTCAAGTTGCTCGAACCCGTCGTGATTGTGTTTCTCGGTGTGGTCGTCGCCGGGGTCGCGTTCTCTGTGATCCTTCCACTACTAGACGTTTCGTCGATGCCACAATAACTCGGGGGCCTGATATGTCTGTATTAACAAAATTACGTCAGCGGGCGATGACTCCGTTTGCCGCTACTTCGCGGGGCTGGATTGGGATCGATATTGGTAGCCGGTCGATCAAACTTGCTCAAGTCGAACGTGTGGGCGACCAGTTTCATTTCGGTAATCGATGGACGGTGACGCGTCCTGAAAACTTGCTGGCAAGCAACGTGGACATGCCCAACGCGTTGGCAGGAAAACCGTTAGGGCTAGCCGAATTGCGTGAACTGTTCTCGCGATCCGAATGTGCCGCTGCGCTCTCAATGTCGTTCCATACCTTGCGTTCGATTGAATTACCCGCTGCTTCGGCGGAAGAGATGCGCGACATGGTTAACGAGGAATTAGCAGCGGAGGCGAGCAACGCCGAATCAGACTGTGTCTTTGATTTCTGGAACACCCATGAAGCAACCGACGAAGCGGCCCATGTGACCACGCTCAGCATGCCGACGAGCGTGGCCACGGGCGTCGCCAAAGACTTGCTACAGGCGGGTTACGAATGCCAAGTACTCGATGGGCTCCCCTGTGCGCTAGCGCGTGCCGTGACGATGGCCAATGACGATCATGATTCGCCCGTGGCCGCCTTGGATCTTGGCGATGGCGAATTTACGTTTGTATTGATCGCCAGGGGACAGCCGTTGTACACCCGTGTGCTGCGAGGTGGTGGGCTTTGTGCATTGCTACAACCGCTGAAGGACGCTCTGAATCTTTCGCACGAGCAAGCGATGCAATTGCTGATCCGCTATGCCGTTGGCTCGGGCGAACATGGCGGGCGGGCGATGAATTCGGGCCCCGCACAGTTGTTAGAGCAACCGATGATGTTACTCGTGCAAGAACTGAAGCGAACCCTCGACTTTGTTGCTCAACCGGTTCATCGTGAAAAACCGGCGGAGTTGATCTTGTTCGGAGGCGGGGCATCGATCCGAAATCTGTCGTCCTACCTCAGTCAACACTTAGGGCTACCCACCCGAAATTGGCGTTTGCCTTCCTCGACCCCGCAATTCGCCACGGATGATGCCCGCTATGGTGTCGCCGCCGCACTCTCGGTCCTGCGCTGGGAGCAACGCACATGTTCATAAACTTGCTGCCGCAAAAGCTAGTCATCAAGATGCTCATCCGTAGGCGACTGCGGCAATGGGCATTGATTTGGGCGGCGATGTTGATTGCAGGCTTGCTTGTCATGTCAGCCAATTATCGGTCCCTCAAACAATGCCAAGTACAACTCGATAGCTATCGGCAACGCGTCCGGCCCTTAGCGAGTTTGCAGTTGCAGACATCGGACATTGAAAAACGCCTCAAAACATTGCATCGCGAAGTCGAAGTGTTGGAAACGATTTCCGCACCTGACCGTTCGCTCGCCTTATTGGCCATTTTGGGTAACGCAGCCAAGTCGCCGCAATACAAAGTCCAGATTGAACGAATGAGTCTTGCGTCAACCGTAAATCGTGTGGCAACACAAAAACCACCGACTGAACCCTCCCACGCGATGCTCTCGAGCGTCTCGCTTCAAGGGATCGCAGATGGAGACTTCGGATTGGCAAACTTTGTTCAATCTTTGCGTGAATCAAATGTTTTTAGTCAGGTCGAACTGAAATCCTCTCTTCAGTACCAACGAGAGAATTTGACCGGTCGTCAATTCCAAGTGGAGTGCAAGTTCGCAGAGTAAATTGAATCATGAATGATATTTTTCAAACGAACCGATCGACCAATTTAGTGTTGCACGGCATCGGCGTCGTCGGCGTCGTCGCGATCGTCTGCTTCTTGCTCATTCTCCGCCAGGATGTCCACGCGAAGTTGCTAGACACTCATACCGCACGATCCGATGCAATCTCGCTATTAAACAATGGCGAACGCATCCATGCACAGCATCTGGACGGCGTCCACCGTGTTCAGCTTGCCGAGACGCGAGCAACGCAATTCAAAACCATGATTCCCGCCCAAGCGGGTGAGATTGATTTCTTGAGCGAGTTATCCGAACTCGCAAAGTCGACGCAGTTCCGGATTCGTGATTTTCGGCCAGGCGCAGTCGTCGTGCAACCGTTACACAAAGAGATGGAAGTTCGCTTTGTCGGTGAAGGATCCTATTCCGCACTTTGTCGATTCCTTGACGGGCTTCCCCAATTGCAACGCAGCTATCGCATTGCCCAATTGAATGTGACGGCACCTCGCAATGACGACCAAGACTTTTCAGCGGAGTGTCAATTGCGATTGCTGTTTGCCTTGAATCAGGACCTCACAAACCCGAGGAAAAAGAAATGAGTCGCAGCACATTCTTGTCGACATCAAGTCTTAGTCCACAAAAAATGGTGTTGATCTCGTTTTTGATCGGGATCCTAGGCTTTGTCGTGTTTTGGCCGGAGGAATCGAGCTCCGAGCTTGATATACCAACATCGCGTAGCTCAGCACGGCTGAGCCCATCGGCAGCGAACAAAGAAACGTCCGACAGCGAACATCCCCGAGCTCGTTGGCCGGAATATAACTTAGCGACCGTTTTGGCAGCCAATCCATTCGAAACGATTCTTGTCTCCGCTCCGCAACCCACGGTCGTGAAGACTGCTACCCCAAAAATCCCAGCGGCAAAGCCCGAAGAAAATCAGGAACCAACGCCCGAAGAAACCACGGCAATCGCTGAGGTGACAGCACTCGAGTTAACGCACAAAGAAGAACAGCAAGTAACGCCCGAGTTTGTCCCGCATGATAAAGTCGACATCATTTACGAAAATGCAACCGAGCGGGTCGCGGTGATTGATTCACGGCTTGTGCGTGTCGGGGACGTCTTGAGCGAGGGGCGAGTGGTCGAGATCACAGCCGACCACGTCATCATCGAAGTCGCCATGTCGGCCGACTAGTCGTTCCGGCATCCACGCTGGATCAACTCCAATGCTCATTGGGGGACTTCTCTGCCGCCCTCGTTGCTACGCCGTTTTTTCTTGCCTCCGACTGGTGCTCGGCTTCGAACTTCCGATAGCACATCGCTGCGGGGGCGGAGTGGCGATGCCCCGTATCGCTAGCAGCACCATGCTCGATCCGGCCGAAGTGCTCGGTACGGTACCGCGTGGTACACCGCGTCCAACGGGCTTTACATCTGCGGCGAGAATCGCCGGTGCGAAAAGCCGTGCGACATGGACGCAAATGAATTCGCCGCTTGCTCTCCAGCCTGGACTGCCAAATCATTGAGTTTGTCGTGTATTTCGGCTGCCCCTTGCTAGGAATTCAGCAGTCTGGGAACAACTTGCAAAACCCATTATTCTGTGCATCCGTTTCCCACGATGAACCGCACACGGAGCAACTCAAGAATGGCTGATTGGATCGAACCCGGAACCAAGGCACCCGCATTTACGCTCAAAGATGACGCGGGTAACAAGGTCAAACTCGCGGACTTGAAAGGCAAAATCGTCGTGCTGTATTTCTATCCTCGCGATGACACGCCGGGCTGTACGAAGGAAGCATGCAACTTTCGTGATCAATACAGCACGTTGAAGCAATTGGGTGTGGAATTGTTCGGTATCAGCACCGATACCGCAGAAAGCCACGTGAAGTTCCGCGAAAAATATTCGCTGCCCTTTCCGCTTCTCGTCGACGAGGATCACGCAATGTCAGAGAAATATGGTGCTTGGCGTGAGAAAAATATGTACGGGAAAAAGTCGATGGGCATTCAACGCTCCACCTACTTGATCGATGCCAACGGTAAGGTGGCAAAATTATGGAAACGCGTGAAAGTCGATGGCCATGATGCGCAAGTCATCGAGGCGGTCAATCAGCTTGCCTAAAGCAAAACGCAGGCACTGACACCGTTGGCGCACTATCGTGCGCCATCGTGTTAGCACATGGTTAATTTTGATGTAGCGAGCGTCGCACGATGGTGGCCCCCGTTCTGGGTGAACGTAGCTAGGGCTTGAATCCCACGTCATTTCTCAAATGGCTCAAGCCCCAGTAGATCTAGACCCGGTGAATCTAGACCCGGTGAATCTAGACCCAGCTCTCGCACCCAACCGGGGCGAACGCCGGGGCGCAACCCCAGCCGATTATTCTGGCGTCTTCTTGCGGAACACCGCGACCACGTCTTCGACCGGAATCACAAACAATTGATTGTCGTGTTCCAAATCAACAGGGATCATATTCTTGGGATGGAACAAGATTTTGTCGTACTGGCGTAACGGCAATTCTTCGTCGTTTTCCACCACGGCGCTGATCGTCACGATTCGGCCCGTGATTGTGGGGATCTCTGCTGCATCCGGCAACGCGATACCGCCGCGGGTTTCCCGCTTCGGCTCGTCTTTGCGAACTAAAACACGATCTCCGATTGGTTCAACGTACTCGAATGTTGCAGTCGAGTTCTTCTTCGCCATTACGATCCTAAACTAAAGACATGGTGTGAACGGATTGGTTAATCCGGCTTATTTTCACCTCTCCGCAAGGATCCGTCGAGGCGGCAGACGATTTAGCCAGCGTATTAATCGCTGCTAAGCGGTTGCGGGCTGGCCTAGTCTTTTCCTTCATGTTCGATTTGAGGCCAATATTCGTCTTCGAAGGCGTCATCGAGATGGAAATCAGGGCTATTGTCTAGGTCGTGACATTCCATGCACTTTTCCTTGGCTTTGGCCAGGGGCAATTTCATCGCATCACGAAGCAAATCCCGCTCCTTTTCGCCGATCGTCGCTCCAGCCGCCTCGGCCGCCGAATGCTCCGCACCGGGACCATGACAGTTTTCACAGCCGTTGCCCGTCAAATGAGGGGTACCCTCGAGCGACAAGTAACCCGACGTGTAGGGATAGTAGTTCTGAGGATTCCATCCCGTGACATGACAACTCAAGCATTCGGGATCGAAATGACGCGGCACGTCACTCCGCTCTCCAGGATGGACGAGTGATTCGGTCGCGTCAAAATGCGGCGAGTTTTCCCAGATGTCGTAGGCGGTCGTGTGGCACTCACCACATTTTTTACTGCCGACAAAACTGCGTCGCGTCGAGGTCGGAATCGGACGCAGGCCGAGTCCTTCGAGGCCAAGATCCCGCAGTTGATTTTGGTACTCCGCCATCAGACTTCGCATTTCTTTGGCGTCTTCAAATTCATCCGTCAACGGAACTCGGCAGTACTTCATCGGCGCGTTTCGGTACAACCCGACGAGCCCTACGTACATGCCCTTGTTGCCCGTCACCAGCAT from Novipirellula galeiformis carries:
- the pilM gene encoding pilus assembly protein PilM, coding for MSVLTKLRQRAMTPFAATSRGWIGIDIGSRSIKLAQVERVGDQFHFGNRWTVTRPENLLASNVDMPNALAGKPLGLAELRELFSRSECAAALSMSFHTLRSIELPAASAEEMRDMVNEELAAEASNAESDCVFDFWNTHEATDEAAHVTTLSMPTSVATGVAKDLLQAGYECQVLDGLPCALARAVTMANDDHDSPVAALDLGDGEFTFVLIARGQPLYTRVLRGGGLCALLQPLKDALNLSHEQAMQLLIRYAVGSGEHGGRAMNSGPAQLLEQPMMLLVQELKRTLDFVAQPVHREKPAELILFGGGASIRNLSSYLSQHLGLPTRNWRLPSSTPQFATDDARYGVAAALSVLRWEQRTCS
- a CDS encoding STAS domain-containing protein → MFQCSKQGSVFVLSGNDPLSRDHTLELAGHCDNCFGHGQPKIVFDLRNVPLLDSAGLEFLLDLRDRCLRHGGAVQLAAPNPLCQEILQATELQRDFTIWDDLVSAVGSFSR
- a CDS encoding sensor histidine kinase; translated protein: MNNLSNALPSLSSRIVDRYLMCGLAAIFGVVSVALTLAWRGALTESISVTVAVPLFLLLAGSYVMRRSVQANESIENQLQQFTSGLYTSPTELTPLVASTPVATGWNKLLQQINEQSTLASLEQRLGETLDASAGKRWESIFNALSEGVALSTPNGQITLANNALIAMLGVASSNDIQGRGLDELLAMSISPTSAAEFVNQQKKSNSFTLELLLGSELSAGVWRLNRTPLIGNAFEPGSSLWTLRDVTQQKLAEEMRNQFVFTATHELRTPLANIKAYAETLIDNDDIDVERQKGFYNILMSEATRLARFVDDLLDVSQMESGAISVVRHETDVARLIDEVIENVQPQLQEKALTFESKLPAKMPKLEIDKDKIAGVLVNLLSNAAKYTPNGGTVRLRVETDAESIQLQVEDTGIGVSAEELPRLFEKFFRSHDARVQEISGSGLGLAFSQEVARLHGGEISISSELNVGSRFTLTLPLN
- a CDS encoding PilN domain-containing protein, which encodes MLIRRRLRQWALIWAAMLIAGLLVMSANYRSLKQCQVQLDSYRQRVRPLASLQLQTSDIEKRLKTLHREVEVLETISAPDRSLALLAILGNAAKSPQYKVQIERMSLASTVNRVATQKPPTEPSHAMLSSVSLQGIADGDFGLANFVQSLRESNVFSQVELKSSLQYQRENLTGRQFQVECKFAE
- a CDS encoding co-chaperone GroES; its protein translation is MAKKNSTATFEYVEPIGDRVLVRKDEPKRETRGGIALPDAAEIPTITGRIVTISAVVENDEELPLRQYDKILFHPKNMIPVDLEHDNQLFVIPVEDVVAVFRKKTPE
- a CDS encoding GspE/PulE family protein — its product is MSTILAPPASSNLTTSDTALPLGERLVRAGVLTRDELEAALTEHTAKGARLGETLLELGLIDEGTLLRFLSQQWGFPCALLRDGMVDPAVVKLLPKAKAEALQAIVMFKVRGTLSVAMADPHNLQQIDEIERVTGLQVKPVLTLRSVIERMLPRCYESDFAVDAVTADMDPDAVNLEVDHFNIDIADLQSLANGSPIINLVNYMIVSAVRQKASDIHVEPGQRCTSVRFRVDGLLRETLRPRRDFHPAIISRLKVMAKLDIAEHRIPQDGRIHLTVEGREIDLRVSTLPTNHGEKVVIRVLDRQNVTFNLDELGVPPKLLGDIKGMLHRPHGLVLVTGPTGSGKTTTLYSALELIKSIERNIVTIEDPVEYDLDQIVQVPVGGNKPMSFPGAMRAILRQDPDVIMVGEIRDVETANIAIQAALTGHLVLSTLHTNDSFSAVTRLCDMGVEPFKIGAALLGVIAQRLVRMVCPTCKESYFPAPEMLDAFQYKGDRRRTFVRGEGCRTCYDTGSRGRTGLYEVLCVDRKMRELISDGANIDAIRNQHVHQSGTFLVDEGIRLAEEGRVSLEEVSRVAFVD
- a CDS encoding type II secretion system F family protein; its protein translation is MIKFTYRAKERNGNITTGDIEANSLAEARSALRQKGLFLLQIGVDQGVAAQRPGFSLRNRIKKSDVVMMLSQITIMSQSGVDLSEALKSVATQCPNPALQTVMHRVSEDIEGGSTFASALRKHPHVFDEMFVAGIAAGEQSGAITEVLERLTNLLRSDMRMRQTVISTLMYPLVLCAVTVVVLIVLFFFILPQFAKVFADLEKAPPPFTQIMLSTGEFVRGNFFLLGGLLIALAAVTYSLRNAEFVRNAWDYASLNFTFAKKATRSLSTGRTFRLLGTMLSSGVPLVDSIRLCRSASGNSLFRSMYERLESEVLRGEGLGPTLLSSSFLPSGAAHMVATAEKTGKLGDVLKMVGEYFEDQGERQLRDVVKLLEPVVIVFLGVVVAGVAFSVILPLLDVSSMPQ
- the bcp gene encoding thioredoxin-dependent thiol peroxidase, whose amino-acid sequence is MADWIEPGTKAPAFTLKDDAGNKVKLADLKGKIVVLYFYPRDDTPGCTKEACNFRDQYSTLKQLGVELFGISTDTAESHVKFREKYSLPFPLLVDEDHAMSEKYGAWREKNMYGKKSMGIQRSTYLIDANGKVAKLWKRVKVDGHDAQVIEAVNQLA
- the pilO gene encoding type 4a pilus biogenesis protein PilO, which codes for MNDIFQTNRSTNLVLHGIGVVGVVAIVCFLLILRQDVHAKLLDTHTARSDAISLLNNGERIHAQHLDGVHRVQLAETRATQFKTMIPAQAGEIDFLSELSELAKSTQFRIRDFRPGAVVVQPLHKEMEVRFVGEGSYSALCRFLDGLPQLQRSYRIAQLNVTAPRNDDQDFSAECQLRLLFALNQDLTNPRKKK